A window from Triplophysa dalaica isolate WHDGS20190420 chromosome 3, ASM1584641v1, whole genome shotgun sequence encodes these proteins:
- the rabgap1l2 gene encoding rab GTPase-activating protein 1-like, with the protein MMEEVSIAVAYDAYIIDQMSEEEILASLVAESLPKQLAPYLKPKLGYNQDQTEDPLDKYQRENRKLHEASLRLEQENDDLAQKLVTSKIALRTALDQTEDQVDELTKELLQTKQLLKMTEEEKREKEEEASQLKEMFRKELEKAESGLKRSNNIINDYKQICAQLNDKLEKLKSQRDEELAVIKSAMQECPQCSHIFSRDGSIQLFVKSEESSAQNEVQASLRQQVQLERELAQTKLQTVQSECKIQELEHQNTLLVNELQAAKNTWLKKTLGSIRTVTSSHQSSPQTDLAWCYTHNPHSSWVTRRLSWAYPDGRAAKV; encoded by the exons ATGATGGAAGAAGTGTCTATTGCGGTTGCCTACGATGCTTATATTATTGACCAAATGTCAGAGGAGGAAATCTTGGCTAGTCTGGTGGCGGAGTCCTTACCCAAACAACTG GCACCATATTTAAAGCCAAAGCTGGGATATAACCAAGATCAAACAGAAGATCCACTTGACAAATACCAA AGAGAAAACCGTAAGCTTCATGAGGCCAGTTTACGTCTGGAGCAGGAGAACGATGACCTTGCACAAAAACTGGTCACCAGCAAGATTGCGCTGAGAACCGCGTTAGACCAG ACGGAGGACCAGGTGGATGAATTGACCAAAGAGCTGCTTCAAACCAAACAACTTCTGAAAATGACGGAGGAAGAGAAACGGGAGAAGGAAGAGGAAGCCTCACAG CTGAAGGAGATGTTTAGGAAAGAGTTGGAAAAAGCAGAATCAGGATTAAAGAGATCAAACAACATAATCAATGACTACAAACAG ATATGCGCTCAGTTGAATGATAAACTTGAAAAGCTGAAAAGTCAAAGAGATGAAGAACTCGCTGTTATCAAG AGCGCGATGCAGGAGTGTCCACAGTGCAGTCACATCTTCAGCAGGGATGGATCCATTCAGTTGTTTGTCAAGAGTGAGGAGAGCTCAGCTCAGAATGAGGTCCAGGCTTCTCTCAGACAGCAGGTTCAGTTGGAGAGAGAGTTAGCGCAGACCAAACTACAGACGGTCCAGTCTGAATGCAAGATCCAG GAGCTCGAGCACCAGAATACGCTTCTGGTAAATGAACTTCAGGCTGCTAAGAACACGTGGCTCAAGAAGACGCTGGGCTCCATCAGGACCGTCACCAGCAGCCATCAGAGCTCCCCTCAAACAGATCTGGCCTGGTGCTACACACACAACCCTCACTCCAGCTGGGTCACCAGAAGACTCTCATGGGCCTATCCAGATGGAAGAGCTGCCAAAGTATGA